A genome region from Flavobacteriales bacterium includes the following:
- a CDS encoding tetratricopeptide repeat protein — protein MILLALLLSCSTYAQTISVDADALRDYNAGLEHVQKKKYAAAQQRFNKALEDGTKLSSIERENAEYYRALCGLELFNEDGDVLMERFVSEHPEHAKVEMAYYHLGRYAFSKKKYSKVIKWFAKADASKLSKAEQEEFHFKLGYAHFQANDHSKALHEFELVDEDIEGPYYAPITYYTAYILFLNGAYDAAYERFSLLEGDATFGKIVPLYVLQILQAQGKDEEVVAYGERLMGKDFNDFSKGNLHKMIGDAYYQMGEFSMAVPYLEEAYTKLNWDREEVYRLAYASYKAGKFEKAAMYFEQCSKEKDPMAQMAYYQMADAYLQSGDRMAARNAFKLASDLDFDKELQETAIFNYAKLSFELSYDPNGEAIAAFEKYVDEHMGSERADEAQELILKVHLSTQNFEGALATLDKIKKKTSEHRMIYQQTALKRGIELFNDGNYERSIRFFEMASETTDDRLAAAEAMFWQAEAHANLRQFDQAIDLYERHVAAPSSDKTKVYDLAHYGLGYAQMAKKRETEAINAFIGFLSLEHHDNARINDAYLRMGDCYYVQKNTGKAIAYYNKAIDMRGAEADYALFQVAMCHGFQGKSSSKISKLKSLISGYPNSEFVVDAKYEIGETYFFSGDADDAVAWFDRVINENPKSQYVSRSMLNKGLILYNKNDDEHALPLFKRVATDFPGTSEATEALQKVQKIYVENGQVKVFEEFLAKNSFPDASKGSLDTSYFEAAQLMFQRGEYINATQEFGKYLGKFPNGYFAMDAHFYKAEAELQLKKYPEALKDFNYVLEYSKTSYTERALVSAAQIHMYQGETKEAQAKYALLEEIAERSENKLEARVGLMHTHFELKEFGQADEYTSKVLKSDRVEANTKGEARLIAAKCALGMGNDELALDKFHETVANSPNAFGAEAMFHIAQIQFKNGNYAKSKETVFEIVNRFANYTDWVGKSFLLLADNYMKEDDLFQAKLTLQNVVENYSGEIKKEAEAKMRQVEKFEAFSKAE, from the coding sequence TTGATTCTTCTTGCGCTTTTACTTTCATGCAGCACCTACGCCCAAACCATCAGCGTAGATGCCGATGCTTTGCGCGATTACAACGCGGGCTTGGAGCACGTGCAAAAGAAGAAGTATGCCGCAGCACAACAGCGTTTCAATAAGGCGCTGGAAGATGGCACCAAGCTTTCGAGCATTGAGCGCGAGAATGCCGAATACTACCGCGCGCTCTGCGGACTGGAACTGTTCAATGAGGATGGCGATGTGCTGATGGAGCGCTTCGTGAGTGAGCATCCGGAGCATGCCAAGGTGGAGATGGCCTACTACCATTTGGGGCGCTATGCCTTCAGCAAGAAGAAGTACAGCAAGGTCATCAAGTGGTTCGCGAAGGCCGATGCCTCCAAGCTGTCAAAGGCAGAGCAGGAGGAGTTCCATTTCAAGTTGGGTTACGCGCATTTTCAGGCTAACGACCACAGCAAGGCCTTGCACGAATTTGAGTTGGTGGACGAGGACATTGAGGGGCCGTACTACGCGCCCATTACCTACTACACGGCCTATATCTTGTTCTTAAATGGGGCTTATGACGCAGCCTATGAGCGGTTTTCGCTGCTAGAAGGCGATGCCACTTTTGGGAAGATCGTGCCGCTGTATGTGCTGCAGATCCTACAGGCGCAGGGAAAGGACGAGGAGGTGGTGGCCTACGGGGAGCGGTTGATGGGGAAGGATTTCAACGATTTCAGCAAGGGAAACCTTCACAAGATGATTGGCGATGCCTACTACCAGATGGGCGAATTCTCGATGGCGGTTCCCTATTTGGAAGAGGCATACACGAAGCTGAATTGGGACCGCGAGGAGGTGTATCGTTTGGCTTATGCGAGCTACAAGGCAGGGAAGTTTGAGAAGGCTGCGATGTACTTTGAGCAGTGCAGCAAGGAGAAGGACCCGATGGCGCAAATGGCCTATTACCAGATGGCGGATGCCTACCTGCAATCGGGCGACAGGATGGCGGCACGCAATGCTTTCAAGCTAGCTTCCGACCTCGATTTTGACAAGGAATTGCAGGAAACGGCCATCTTCAATTATGCGAAGCTTTCCTTCGAACTGAGCTACGACCCGAACGGGGAGGCGATTGCGGCTTTCGAGAAATACGTGGACGAACACATGGGCAGCGAACGGGCAGACGAAGCACAGGAACTCATCCTGAAAGTACATCTGAGTACCCAGAATTTTGAAGGTGCCTTGGCTACGCTCGATAAGATCAAGAAGAAGACTTCGGAGCATCGCATGATCTATCAGCAGACTGCGTTGAAACGCGGCATTGAACTGTTCAATGACGGGAATTATGAACGTTCCATTCGCTTTTTTGAGATGGCTTCCGAAACCACAGACGACCGTTTGGCTGCTGCCGAAGCGATGTTCTGGCAAGCGGAGGCGCATGCCAATCTGAGGCAGTTCGATCAGGCTATTGATCTGTACGAGCGTCATGTGGCCGCCCCATCTTCCGACAAGACGAAGGTTTACGACTTGGCACATTACGGGCTCGGATACGCACAGATGGCGAAGAAACGGGAGACGGAGGCGATCAACGCCTTCATCGGATTCCTGAGCTTGGAGCACCACGACAATGCGCGCATCAATGATGCTTACCTGCGCATGGGCGATTGCTACTACGTGCAGAAGAACACGGGCAAGGCCATTGCCTATTACAACAAGGCCATCGACATGCGCGGTGCGGAGGCGGATTATGCGCTCTTCCAAGTGGCGATGTGCCACGGATTTCAGGGTAAATCGAGTTCGAAGATCAGCAAGCTGAAGTCGCTGATTTCGGGTTATCCGAACTCAGAATTTGTGGTCGATGCCAAGTATGAGATAGGGGAGACCTACTTCTTTTCGGGTGATGCAGATGATGCCGTGGCGTGGTTTGACCGCGTGATCAATGAGAATCCGAAGTCGCAGTACGTCAGCCGCAGCATGCTGAACAAGGGACTTATCCTTTACAATAAGAACGATGACGAACACGCCTTGCCGCTTTTCAAGCGCGTGGCCACCGATTTCCCTGGAACATCGGAAGCGACCGAAGCCCTGCAAAAGGTGCAGAAGATCTATGTGGAGAATGGACAGGTGAAGGTGTTCGAGGAGTTTTTGGCCAAGAACAGTTTTCCAGATGCGAGCAAAGGTTCCTTGGATACCTCCTATTTCGAGGCGGCACAGCTCATGTTCCAACGCGGTGAATACATCAATGCCACGCAGGAATTCGGGAAATACTTGGGTAAGTTCCCGAATGGCTATTTCGCCATGGATGCGCATTTCTACAAGGCCGAAGCGGAGCTGCAATTGAAGAAATACCCAGAGGCCTTGAAGGATTTCAATTATGTGTTGGAGTATTCCAAAACGAGCTACACCGAACGGGCACTGGTCTCGGCTGCTCAGATACACATGTACCAGGGCGAGACGAAGGAGGCGCAGGCGAAGTATGCGCTGCTGGAGGAAATTGCGGAGCGTTCAGAGAACAAACTCGAAGCACGCGTTGGACTGATGCACACGCATTTCGAGCTGAAGGAATTCGGTCAGGCGGATGAATACACCAGCAAGGTGTTGAAATCGGATAGGGTGGAGGCCAACACCAAAGGCGAAGCGCGCTTGATCGCTGCGAAATGCGCCCTCGGCATGGGAAATGACGAACTGGCCTTGGACAAATTCCACGAAACGGTGGCCAATTCTCCGAATGCCTTTGGGGCAGAAGCGATGTTCCATATCGCGCAGATCCAGTTCAAGAACGGCAACTACGCCAAGAGCAAGGAAACCGTGTTCGAGATCGTCAACCGCTTTGCGAATTACACGGATTGGGTCGGGAAGTCCTTCCTGCTTCTTGCCGACAATTACATGAAGGAGGACGACCTATTCCAAGCCAAACTCACGCTTCAGAATGTGGTGGAGAACTACTCAGGAGAGATCAAGAAAGAGGCAGAAGCGAAGATGCGGCAGGTAGAGAAGTTTGAGGCATTTAGTAAAGCGGAATAA
- a CDS encoding DUF1295 domain-containing protein, producing MIEFLTSHFELFVWAWIALACGVFVLLQFVTAPFGRHSKTSWGPMIKNKFGWLLMEAPSFLLILLSLLMGSKVNSVTWIIGGLWLMHYLNRSFIFPFRIKSGNKLMPISIVFSAIFFNLFNAGFNGFYLAEMSSYTEAWFSSWQFMIGLPLFLLGFGINLWADEKLMKLRKPGETAYVIPRGGLFNYISAPNLFGEIIEWTGFAILAWNLPAASFAIWTFANLVPRAKDHHQFYLDNFPDYPKDRKRVIPFVY from the coding sequence ATGATTGAATTCCTTACATCCCATTTCGAACTGTTTGTCTGGGCATGGATCGCCTTGGCGTGTGGCGTTTTCGTGCTGCTTCAATTTGTAACCGCGCCATTCGGTCGGCATAGTAAAACGAGCTGGGGACCGATGATCAAGAACAAATTCGGGTGGTTGCTGATGGAAGCACCCTCCTTTCTGCTCATTCTTCTATCGCTGTTGATGGGTTCGAAGGTCAATTCGGTTACGTGGATCATTGGCGGATTGTGGCTGATGCATTACCTCAACCGCAGCTTCATTTTTCCATTTCGGATAAAGAGTGGAAACAAATTGATGCCGATATCGATTGTCTTTTCGGCCATATTCTTCAATCTCTTCAATGCTGGTTTCAATGGATTCTACTTGGCCGAAATGAGTTCGTATACCGAAGCGTGGTTTTCGAGTTGGCAGTTCATGATAGGATTGCCGCTGTTTCTGCTCGGTTTCGGCATCAACCTGTGGGCAGACGAAAAACTGATGAAGCTGCGCAAGCCGGGCGAAACCGCTTACGTCATTCCGCGTGGCGGACTGTTCAATTACATAAGTGCGCCCAATCTTTTTGGCGAGATCATTGAATGGACCGGTTTTGCCATTCTTGCTTGGAACCTGCCTGCGGCTTCCTTCGCCATTTGGACCTTCGCCAACCTCGTTCCGAGAGCCAAGGATCACCATCAGTTCTACCTCGACAATTTCCCCGATTACCCTAAGGACAGGAAGCGGGTGATTCCGTTTGTGTATTGA